From the Lactuca sativa cultivar Salinas chromosome 9, Lsat_Salinas_v11, whole genome shotgun sequence genome, the window tttcaaataagtagcttaaaataacttataataacaatagttaaaaataactctatataaatgattatattgttacctttaaaatcaaaaaataatgtttgatgttttaaataattataataatagaaattaaaacattaaaaaattagttaaaaataacaactataaataatattaaaccatatataatatttaattttattaatgtgtAACTCGCAAGTAGaattcattcaaacgattgagattatgaagttataatagatttatatattatcatataattcaaaataatcaatatattatatcaaattaatatacgaattattatatcaaatttaacaacaatgttagtgttatattttaaaaaatatatatttgtaaagatttcaactatataggtgtttctgcgcattacaatgtcaactcaaatataaatttcagttctaattaaaaaaactaaagaatattttgtaaatagttaaaagtgataaattgtagtgataaaagcaaaaactaaattgtaattttaatttaactaaaatatttcttaaatatatttttataatcgttaaaagtttccaaataagtagcttaaaataacttagaataacaatagtaaaaaaaacaattctatataaatgattgtattgttagctttaaaataataaaaaaaaacaatgtttgatgttttaaataattataatgatagaaattaaaacattaagcaaataacttttaaaaaattaattaacaataaaaacaactataaataacatcaaatcatatattatatttaattttattcatgtgtaacttgcgagtagaagtcattcaaacgattgagattatgaagttataataaatatatatattattatataattcaaaataatcaatatattataacaatttcatatatacaaattattatatcaaatttaacaacaacgttattgttatatttaaaaaatcatatatttgtaaatacttcaactatataggtgtttctgcgcaacgcgtgaGCATTCACTTGGATAAATATCGCGCGACatacatttatatttatatataattaataattaattttttattataatttgaattttttttccctAAAACTCGTTAGAATCCCGTCTCTCACGACGCTCTAGACGCCGCAGTTTTCATTTCCTGCGCTTGACTATAACGCAGTGTTTCTGCCGCCGTCCCTCACCGGAACTTGCTTAACAGGTACGTATATCGAAGCTCGTGATTTTCTTGTTTCGTTCGCGTTATGTGTTCTATCTTGTAGATCAATCATTTGTCCGTGTTCTAGAATTTATACGCTGTGATGTTATGTTATTCCTTTTAAAGTCGATATATAGTCGGTATGTTCTTCACAATTTGAGTTTTATATGAAGAATTTGAATGAGTTACGTATCTCCATGAGTTGGATTATGAGATTTGTGATTTATCGTTCTAATTAGGGCATATTGACGACCATCTTATACAACATTTTATCTTCAATAGTGTTCGATATTATACCGATCTCATTTTTTTTAATGGTTGAGATGCTATAATCAGTATATGATAGCAACATCTTGATACAATGTTTATCTTTAATATGCTAGAACCCTAAAAATCAATACTAATGTATTCTTACAAAGTTAAATACAATCTAGTGTCACTTGCTTACTTTCTTGGGTTGAATGCCTTAAAATATTTAGATGCTATTATTCCACCTCCATATCAAACCATAGATGATAGAACACCTTGATTCACTACTCATACTTACTACAAATTGAGATGTTTTTAAGCTAAAGATTCTCTGGAACACAAGTCTTGGATGAAGTTCTCCTTAGTTTCTCCCTTTGGAGAATAAACAACTTCAAATCCTTTGGTTAAAAGTAAAAACAGATCTTTTAATAGTTAATTCCTTAAAATAGTTCCTCCATTTTGCTCAATTTATTTTAATGCCATTCAAGTTGAATTAGAAGGAAGGTTCCATTTTATATGGGAACTGATTCATACACACCAAATTTTTTCCATTCACAACAATTTGTGCATTAAAGTATTGTATTGTACaactctttaaaacataaattgttgtgtacgaatcacttcccattttatatgtttttaactcCATGATCGAGGAAAATAGGATCCACTTAAATTGGTGTTTGTGGAAGTATTCACTTGTTGTAACTCAAGCCATTGTTATTTAGACTAATTTTTCTCAAAGTGTGTTACTTTTATTATAATAGGGATATATTGGTTTTTAATTGCAGTTAATTGGTAGCCATTTCCATGGATGCTGTGGCTGAAACAACATCCTTCTTTGACACAGCACCTCTTCTGAAAGATGCTGAAACCATAACCAGAAAATTAACCCAATTTATTGCTCATCAAAATTCTTCTTTATCAGGCATGTTCACTTCACTCCACTTCacttgtttgtatatattttgtttcacttttaatttttttaatgaagttgtttatatatatatttaggaaGTGTGGGGCCTAGAAGGGTTGTATGTGTGACATCTGGTGGGACCACTGTTCCTTTAGAGCAACGTTGTGTGCGTTACATTGATAACTTTAGCTCTGGGCATAGAGGAGCAACATCTACCGAGTATACCCCTACCCTAACTATTCACAATTACACaacttttttaattatttaatttcaaAGTTAACAAGATAATCTGGATTTACATTCAGGTACTTTTTGCAATCTGGATATTCAGTCATCTTTCTGTATAGGAGGTGAATTTCTACATATATATACCCTTTCTGTTTCCAGTTAGACAAAAACTAAGGTGATATTAAGTTGTAATCTGTAAATTTTGTAATAaccagggaccatttttgtaatttttccaAACACATAGACCGTTTCTGTAAAAAAAGAAACTTTTCTATGGACAGTTTTCGTAATTTATTTTTTACACAGGGACTAAACCTGCCAACATACGAAAGTCTTAAAACACATGGACTGTTTCTGTAAAAACAAATCTAGACAGGGACCTTTTCTGTAAATTACAGTGAcagtttttgtaatttattttttacaCAAGGGCCAAACCTGTCAATATACATAAATGTTGTGTAGGGGAACGTGTCAGCCATTTTGTAGATCGCTTCCAGATGATGCACTACTCGAATGTTTCGAGCTTACTGATGATTCATGCATAAAAGGTCATACTTTTTTTATAGTAAATCATTTTGGTCAAACTTTTCGTTGACTATGAGTATGGACCACATAGGCTCATATCATAAAGAAATgaatacaatttatttgtttTACAGTGCAGGAGTCACAGTCTGAAGTAGTTAAGAGGGCAATTAAGGAACATCACAAAGTAGGAGTCATCTCTTTTGTTTAAAGCTGTGTTTGTTTTGTTATATACAAtggatacatatacatatacatataaaagaTTTCATATGATCACAGGCTGTTTCAGGAGGCATGTTGCTTAAACTGCCTTTCACAACCATCTTTGAGTATCTTCaggtaaattttatttatttattttcaatcAAACTGGAGAAAACAACATTTTATGAATAAGTTAATTAGAATTTGGAGTAAAATATGAGCAGATTTTAAGGTTGATTGCAACATCAATGAAGATAATTGGAGCAAGTGGTATGTTTTATCTTGCGGCTGCTGTATCTGACTTTTATGTTCCATGGGAGACCATGGTAATTATTTTTACTTCACTCAAATAAAAAAGAGGTTAATTTAATTGatggattatttatttatttattgtaggTAGTACATAAAATCCAGTCAGCATCTGGTCCTCTAGATATGCGGCTGGCTCAAGTCCCTAAGATGCTTTCGGTTCTGCGTAATGAGTGGGCCCCACAAGCATTTTGTGTATCATTCAAGGTAAGATAATTTCCTTCCTTATAAGTTTTGTTTGCATTTGGAATTGGGAGAGGAatggaatgaaaaaaaaatggttttaaattagggctaatgtcataaaaaccctcaagttttcagggttttgtcggttttgcccaaagtcgaattttatgtccgtttttaccctaacattttctaaaaaatgttcggtgataacaggttaccattatattaactttgcaaaaaacccttaagtttacagtttttttacgtttttacccttaagtttataattttttttacacttttatcctatgtatttttttttttcatattatacatgttcaagcagaaaaatcatatgaatatgtatattataaaaaaaatatacttaaggtaaaagtgtaaaaaaaattataaacttaagggtaaaaacgcaaaaaaatggtaaacttaagggtttttttttttttgtgaatttaaTATAATGGCAACCTGGAAaacctgttatcaccggtaaaagggtaaaaccgaacattttttcgaaaatgtttgggtaaaaacggacataaatttcaactttgggcaaaaccgaTAAAACCCTGGAAACTTgatgatttttatgacattaacccttTAAATTAATATGATGATTATAGTTGGAGACAGACAAAGAGATTCTTTTAGAGAAAGCGGATACCGCTCTTAAAAGGTACAAAATGCATGCGGTAGTAGCAAACGAACTTTCGACCCGTAAAGAGGTAGTTATACTCGTCACTGACAATGGAAAAGCTTATGTATACCGTGAAAATGACCACTCGGACATTGAATCTCCTTTGATAAAACTACTTGTGGACAAACATTCGACTTTCATCAATGCATAAACAATAAACCAGCTAGTGGACGATGTTTCTCATAGGTACAAAAGAAAATCTCAAGATACAAAACTTGTGAAGAAGTGAAAAGAGCAAATTTAAGTGTAAATTGAGGAAACTTGTATTTTCTGCTCCGAGTTTATTGGTACTTTTGTAGTTTCAAGATACATTTTCTAAAATCATTTGTTTTTATATAAAACAAGTTCGGAGTTTTAGTTGCAGAAAAATACGGTCTTATAGTTCAAAATAAGTTTTTAGTATCATTCTAAACATTTTTATTATGGAATTAGGTTCCAAAGTTTGAAACATTGTTGTTTGAGTACAAAATAACGAGTAAGTTAATGAACACCTCATCGCCTCAAAAGTCTTGAATCTGAGCACAAATTAAAATAAGTTAGTTAATGGAAATGTCTGGTGAGAATATCCGATGTTGATTCATTTTGAGTAAGAAGATATCAATGAAAAAAATCATCATATGTCATAAGTATTAATGAACCAAAGGATAGAATACTATGGCTCAACTAAACAAGGGCAAAGAGTATATGTATCCATATTTAAGTCCTAccatataaaatatataaatcaaAATCCTGAGTTTAATAACTCAAATTGTAACCAAAAAAGGTATTGATCAAATCCAATGTCAAGAAC encodes:
- the LOC111920701 gene encoding phosphopantothenate--cysteine ligase 2; this translates as MDAVAETTSFFDTAPLLKDAETITRKLTQFIAHQNSSLSGIVGPRRVVCVTSGGTTVPLEQRCVRYIDNFSSGHRGATSTEYFLQSGYSVIFLYRRGTCQPFCRSLPDDALLECFELTDDSCIKVQESQSEVVKRAIKEHHKAVSGGMLLKLPFTTIFEYLQILRLIATSMKIIGASGMFYLAAAVSDFYVPWETMVVHKIQSASGPLDMRLAQVPKMLSVLRNEWAPQAFCVSFKLETDKEILLEKADTALKRYKMHAVVANELSTRKEVVILVTDNGKAYVYRENDHSDIESPLIKLLVDKHSTFINA